Within Seriola aureovittata isolate HTS-2021-v1 ecotype China chromosome 12, ASM2101889v1, whole genome shotgun sequence, the genomic segment TAAGACTCCACCGGAGTCGCTATGGGGTAGAACTGCAACCGTTTGCTGTTAATCCTCAGATCCTGGACACAACCCTTAAAGTATCCACCAAACGATCTAGAGGCCCTTGAGTCTGGGAGCCCTCCGATGAAAACCAGATCCCCAGGATGGGCTCGGATGTGCCTGATGGGCATAGAACCCTGGTCTTGAGCTGACTGGAGTAAGGTGGCTGCCGTGCCTTCCAGCTTCACAGTCACAAGATGGAAATGGCCATCACTGACAGTAGCCCGACCAACAAGGGTCTCAAAGTTGTTGACCTGAACTTTGACCCTGCCCTCCTCCAGCCACAGGCGGAGGTACTGGCTGGTGCCATTGGCCAGGATGAATAGCAGGCCGCTGGACTGTCTGGTGCGAATGAACATGGATATAGTCAAGGTATCACTTGCGTCATCGTCTAATGAGAAGACAGCATAACTCTCCAGATCTTTGTTTCCAAACCTTGCAGTGATATACTCTGTAtgggcacagagagagaaagcctgATGAGAAGTACATTTTAACGGAATGGGATGACATTTTGGAGAAAAGATTTATACGACTTTAAACCAGTCAacagtcagttagcttagcttagcataaagattggaaacaggaagaaacagctagcctgggtTTGTCCAGGTAAGGTAAAAAGAATTTGCCCACCAGCACCTGTAGAATGAATTGAATATATCTCATGTGTTATTCTGTGCTGTACTATTTCTTGGCACGGAGCAGTAACTTCCAGGTGGCTCTGCTGGTTGAAATAGTCAGGTGAATGAGACCTTCAGTGCCAAcagtgaattattttttttaacttagctttttgcacagattaaacaaataacataCAGCGTATTGTGAAGTGCCGAAAAGTGTAGTTCTTCAAACGGCCATCTGAGGCTGGCTCCAGAAGCGAGTCAATCCCTGTAGAgtctcatgttaaaatgcccaactttacatcagaacatgttgacagcctggtacagaaaacATTTTGGTCTCTATAGTTAATTTCCCCCTTTGTGGAAACTAAACATGGAGTGAATTTTTATAAAACCCacttgtttaaattttattaaggctttaTGAGGTTAATGACTCACCTCTTGCCCATTTTTGCATTAGTCtggagttaggcggagtcaggtactgccaagatggcaatggTGGAGCAgtccactctgagcttcaaaaccgttCTTAAGGAACccatgggtgacgtcacggaggctacatccatctttatttacagtctatggtatCCCCCCTCTTTCCAGtctgctaagctaagataactaAGTGCTGGCTGCAGCTATTTAATGGGCACATATGAGAGTAGTATTGATCTTTTTCATCTAACTTTACACCACAAAGTGAAAAAGagtatttccaaaaatgtcaaactatttcctTGAGTGaacaaaatatttatacaaTCTAAATATTTTATGGAGTCATCAGTGTTATGGACCACAAGCTATTCATTGACATAACAAACGTTTGTATAGACAAAAAGGTGAGGTTGAGGATTAATATTTCCAGCATGGTTTTCACAATGAGTGctctcttttcattcatcagAAGAAGCTGCTGAGGATGCCAACCAACAAAAATGCCTTTGCATGGCGTGAGTCCATAAGTCTCTCTGATTTGTCAAAGTAAAGGCGTTCCAGGTCGGCTCCTGAAACCCACGTTTTTTAAATCCTTGGCCCAGGTGTTGCTGGATGCCTTCTAATTACATGACTGAATGGCTGAACTCTCTGTGCTATTTCTACTGGCTCTCTAAGCTCCTTTAAAGTCTACTGACTAACTTTATCATCCTGTGGGGCGTGGCTCTCTTCATAGCTAGCCATTAAGATTTCTGCAGCGACTGAGGTTGAACTTCACTCGACCTGTACCTGTTCTCACAGCACGACTTCCTGTAATTCTGCCAACAGCAGTGTCATGTGTCAAGGAGAACGTGCTGAAATCGATGACAGACAATAAATGTTCCAcctgaattttgtttttgtgttactGTTATTTGTGGTGAGAAAATAGCCAACTCTGTGCACCTGcatgtgcacagtgtgtgcatATTGTTATTGTAGTTGGTGGGTTTTTCTTAGTGGAAAGGGGAAGAAAAATTAAGAACTGAACCACTGAAGTAGTTGGacttatttttaaatatatgatttcattaaaatgtgaaatggctagtgtgtgtgtgtgtgtgttcacggcTTACCCTCTGCACAGTTGTTTCCCTCATATGGTCTGTGGCACTCACACATGTAGCTCCTCCAGCCCTTGCTCACGCAGCGCCCTCGGTTCTGACATGGGCTGTTGTCACACTTGTCTTTGTCGCTGCATCCCACATTGATGTTTGCCTGGATGTCTGAATCTTCTGGTACTATAACAGGCAACACCAGATGTGAGTCCACGAACACATCTCTGAAGCAGCCTAGAAAAGCAGGTGGGTAGTCTGCTTCATCCACTGCTCTGTCCAAACCCCAGCTCCCCCCGACTGCTCCTATGAAGAGGCTTTGACGAACTGTTCCTGGCACGGGGAGAGCAGAGGCTTGCTCAAGCAGCTGGACCTCAGCGCTGGAGTCTCCGGTGCAGCTTCCTTCAGTGCAGAGCAACCTGATGAGACTGACCACGCCGCCTAGAGAGGCTTCCACTGTGTGCCACTTGTTGTTGGACAAGTACTCTGGGAGCTCTTGAACCAGTGTGCTGGAGCCTTGACCTCTCAGgctgcagaggcagagatgCCCATTCAACAGCTCAATGCTGAGCAGCAGATCGTCCACTCTGCGCTGCAGGAGGGTGCCgacttctctgtctgtcttgaAGCTAAATGTGACATGAAGAGGAGCCTCTGGGTCGAGAAGCTGTGTCTCTATGTACATATAGCCTCTGGACTCAAATGAGAAGACTGTGGGGGTCTCACATTTTGAGCCTGTGAAGCCAGCAAGGCAGATGCATGTGTAGGTGTGCTGATCATTTACAAGTAAAGGTGAGCATATTCCTCCATTCTCACACTGTTTGTCATCACAGCCTGAAAGTGGAATTGTGCAAGTCTCCCCACCATATAAGCGCCCATTTTGGCTCTGTTGGGAGCAAAGGCATCTGAATCCTCCATTGTGGCTCTCACATTCGCCACCATTTTGGCATGGCTGCTGTTCACATTCATTTATGTCCTCACCAGACAAAGTGCCTGCAGATACGAAAAAAATccattataatatatataatatacaatcaATGTATGAACTTACAAAAGaaacatgacaataaaacaaaaaagtaaagaatttaaaaacataCTACTCATATAAttgcaaaatttaaaaatgtataaatccaAAAAATGTTACacatatgaaataaatgtagaatATAAAGCAACTGTACAAACGTTTGTTGTGTATTATACTATACAATTATTGAGCACCTCAGCTATTATTTCCAAATCTGATATACAAACTGACAATaagagaaatacaaacaaattatTGCCCTATTGATACCACTAAACAGGCTTAAAGATATGCTAAACATTTGCAAATAATATTCATCTGTGGTTACAACATTTATACTGAATCCAAAGATTACCTGCATAAAGCAACCATAACATCCACACATGCACGCTGTATCTCAACATTGTcctcaacaagtcctccaaattaCTAGATGTTTGGCAATATCTTAATTTTAAGTCAAAGACAGGTGGAGAACACTTGTGTGTGCAGCTTCATCTTCAACTCTGCTCctccatgcatgtgtgtgctcaCTGGAGTGCTGTGAGCCAGATAGGAGGGATTAAGCTAATGCACTTACAATGTCTTACACATTTCATGTCTTGGTGAAGGGAGGGGTTCATCCAGGAGGCTAATTTGACTTACTCCAAACATTTTCACTTGCAGAACTTTGATATTCACTTTTGACAATTGAAACCAATGGGATAGAAGAGTTTTGGAACAGAGGGTGAGCCTCACCTCAGCAGAGGAACAAACTGTAATTCAGATGTTTATTACATCTTCAGTTTTCTGTAGAGGGAAATATTCCAACAATTGAACTACACATAATATAAACCCTGAAACATGGGCATAAACACAAATacgtgtgtgcacgtgcacaaacacatgtagTCTACTACAGGACGTGTCCACAGTTGTCTCAGCAATTGGTTGGACTGAGTCCCAGCCTTTGAAAGAAGTAAACTCAGGCCATTCGTTCTAATCTGGGAATGATCTCTGTCATTAATACACCTCTGACCTCATCACAAGTTATTTCTCTGAAAAGCCCTTAGAGCATTCAATCTGCTCTTTAGTAATGCTAATTGCCTTACTGCTCTTTTTAGTGTTACTAGTTTTACACTTGCTCTGGCTCAGGTTTTACAGTCACACCCACATTATGTTATAACTCAGAATTTGGGGCCATTATccaatatgtaaaatataagCAACTATtaaatactgtactgtacaggTTTATCATTATGTTTGAGCATACGTTTATTGTAATTTGTATAAGTATGCAAATGTAGCTGGTGTATTTGcagatatatataaaatgttagaTAGGCTCGTGTAACTACTTgagtaaagtaaaagaaaaattgtgaaaGAAGTGATCAGATgttttactcaagtacaagtagcaataccacaatttaaaatatactctgttacaagtaaaatCCTTACTTTAGTAAATGTGGGTTGGTGCTATCAACGAATGTACTTATATTTTAAAAGAACTCAATATTCAGCTAAAATGGGCtaatatatattatactgttgaattattattattgatgcattaacatgtaagcagcatttgTAACTCCTACTTTTTATCTTAATTTTGCAAAGTAACTTGTAAGTTTAACTGTAAGATAAATATAGTTGAGAAACTATAAAGTAACCTAAAATTAAATTACTCAAGTGAAGTACAAGTTAACCAGAACTGTATTCAAGTACAGTACTTAGCTAAACATATTTAGTTGTTTTATACCGCTGTAAAAGACTGATATGTTAATGAGAGCAGCTAATGGAAGTATGCTATTAGCTTTCAGACTACATTACCCATGACTCCCTCGTCTGGTGAACCCTCTCGTGAACCTATGATACTGCTCGTCAACACCTCCTCTTTGTTCAATTcgtgtttgactttttatgcggTCAATACAAACTACGAACTACAATACGAATGAAAGCATCAAAAGCTCGTGTTTCCGTcgctgtttattattgtttcttctgtttacaTCTTTAAACAAGAGCAGTAGAAGACACAAGCTGAAACAGCCAATGGGCGATCAGTTTGTTGCAGGGTCAGACATTTCTGGTAGGATGTTGAGGTTGGGCGTTACAGATATTCAGGAAATTATTAttcctctgtttattttccaCTTCACTTATGTTAGCTGGAGTGTACAGTACTTTGTAAACGAGGCCTGTAACTCTCAGGTaagatttctttaaaaaagacATCCCGATATCATTGTTAATTCCCGGGGAAGCACTAAGGGTCGTTTGTCAACACTCTCCCCGGAGGGGGTCCGCTCGTCGGGGGTCGTCATAATGTGAGGGGTCCATGAGGTGGGGAGCAAATCTGCAAATGCAGCGTCTCCATCGTCAATAATTCAGGATATCTACACCTTTGCTTGCTTAGTTTCATGTCGTCTGTTAGGCCTATGTTGTCTATTGAGTGCAGTGTTAATGCTCATTCTTTCTGCCCCGTGTTAATACATGGGAGAAACGTTAGCAATAACTCGTTACTGTTCATCTTTTCATGCacagttttcacatttgtgGTAACTTTTCACCAATGTCCTACCGGTGTCAGCTGTCAATCCTCTCATTGTGTAGTTAAAGTCTTGTACATTTACATGCGAAGTACAATTTGAGGTATTATCGAAATTACAatgtggccaagtgcaatattcaAATCGCATAAGCTGCAAATGTTTGATAAAGGCAGAATTTGTCACAACATACTATTATAAATAAAGCATTGTGTTGCTACAGAGATATCCCGTCCTACAAATCATGTTCTATAGATGTAAGGGAACACGACTGCAAACATCACACCATTACAATTTTTACCCgtcaaaataatcgcaatatgattaTTGTGCGTATAATTCAGCTCTAATCCTAAAACATCTGTCTAGCCTCTTGGATAATCCTATCAAATTTTAATCAAAACACAGTAATCAAGAGGTGAGCACCTGTGTATGTTCAATCTCAACACTGTTTCTATTACTCTGGTTTTCAGGAGTGATTCATGGTGGCCCATCAGACACACCAATGAAGAAAAAGCCTAGTACTCCTCTGCGTCCCAAACGCAGCAGGCTGGTCAGTGCCAGCAGTGAATGTGTTACAGAGCCAGGCACGGTGCAAAGCTCCAGTGCTCCACCAAACTCTGAAACTGTCCCAGGATCAGACTCACAAATCAGGCACCTGACAATGTTGCAGCACAGTCACAACCTCCTCAAGTTTTTGAATGAGGACCGGACCCGGCAGAAGTTCTGCgacgtgtctgtgtctgtgggtggGAGGCTCTACAGTGCCCACAAGGTGGTGTTGGCCCATGGGAGCAGCTACTTCCACGCTGAGCTGTCCAAGAACCCAGCTACCACTCATGTCACCCTGGACCATGTGGAGGACTCGGTTTTCCAACACCTGCTTGGCTTTTTGTACACTTCTGAGTGCGTTGTCGCAGAGAGAGACCTACCGGCTCTAACTGAAGCGGCCCGATTCCTGGACATGATGGATATACTAAAGATGCTGTGTGAAGAAGGAGACGTCCACCCTGTAAGTGTGATCCAGGCCCAGGCTGAGATAAGAGAGTCCCCTGAGGTAGAAACGACCTCCAGTGACTCGCCAGCATGTGACACAGACATCCAGAGCCCATTTGAGCAGAGTACCCCGTGCAGTCGCCATTTTAGGTCTGAAAACTCTGTGCAGAACCACTTGGCTGAGAGTCACATTGATGTACAGCAGGAAATCTCAACTGAGAAAGAGAGGGCGGCAGGTCAGAGGAGGTCGGCTCGTAGGAGGAGAATACCCACTAAGTATAAGAGAGATGATGTAGAGTACTTTGTCAACACTCCTGAGGAAAGGACTGTCTCACCCAGAGAGCAGGATGAAGACGGAGTAGAAGAAGCAGGAGAGGTGGTTTTGGAAAACCAAACATCCAAACTGGACACAAACAAGACATCTAAACCAGCTCAGGGGGATGATGTagtggatgaggaggatgaggagggagagggaagagacATGAATGAGGACGTGGctgctgaaaagaaaattgCCGAAGTCTATGCAGCTGACAAGAGTGCAGAAGGAGAAAGGACAGAGCTCCAGGCTGTTCGAGAGGTGGAAGTGCATGTGCCAGCAGCGGGAGGCTCCAGCCAGAGTCCAGTGTACCCCGAGGGTCTGGCTCCAGTCATCATCCAAACCTCCAACAAGAAGACTCTCAAGTGTCCCAAATGTGACAAGACCTTTGACCGTGCAGGTGGGAACCATAGAGTATTAGTGTTATCATTAATGTTACCTCTTGCAGTAGAAGCATTAGTAGTGGTGGCTATTGTAGAGGGGTAGCTGTATTACTGAGAACCGTGGCCAGCTTTACAGATACGAAACACAAGAATCGGATCTATTGAGCATCTAGTTTTACTCACTTTTAGTATTGATAGGATtataaattcagttttacatGGTTGGGGTGTGAGACTGCAACttacaattatttttcattatggataaatcaaattttttaattaagtgAGTGAATTAAGTGTAATTAAGTTGccctttaaaatgtcagaaattagTCCAAATTCCAAAGATGTTCAGTACAGACCAGTATATAATAGAAAAAAACCCAGCAAATATTTGGAaattttgtttgattaatgaCAAATAATTATCCGAAATTGTTGCTGGTTAGTATTCTACCCATTCTCCCTTTTCTCTGGTTTAAAAAGTAAGAACAAGAATGAGAGCCAATCATTTAAACAGCAAATTTCCTTTTTGTCTGTCACCTGTTGCCACTGCTAGAAAGTCTCTTTAAAAGctatgcttgtgtttgtgttgagtaGACGAGAGATTCTCCTCCTGTTTCGTCCTATGTAGAAACACAGTATGTTTCCTTCAACCTGATGGGCACTCAATGTAAAATTCAGTAGTCATATTTAGTGCCATGTTTATTGAGTGATTAtacaaatgtttcaaatgtgttACTGATACAATATATTAACCTTTCTTGCATTGCTCAGGGAAGTATGAGAGTCACACCAGAGtgcacacaggagagaaaccattcCAGTGTGACATCTGTCTGCAGTGCTACTCCACCAAGTCTAACCTGACCGCGCACAAGAAGAAGCATGCCAGCGACGCTCCCTTCCAGAAGAAGGAGCACAAATGCCCCTTCTGCAACAAACTCCATGCCAGCAAGAAAACCTTGGCCAAGCATGTCAGGAGGTTAGACACAGCTGTATCAAAACATCCAGTCTACCAGAGTGTGTTAGTCATCTGAACTAAATTCAGCATAGGTTAACTGttaggtgtttgtgttttaaccAGCTTCCACTGGTTTATTACAATGTGGTGTTAGGTAACATTATTGTCTTGGTTAGATAACTCTAATACCTTTGTTGATGACAGTCATTGTTGCAAACATCTGGTTTTCACACAACCTATCTGGCAAAAGCCAGTCTTAGTAGTTGTCATGCTATTTTAGTTGCCTTGACAAAATATATTGCTGGCAGAGccaagaaagtaaaaaaacttGCTTGaagtgaaaacactttttatgaTATAATTGTCTTTGCCAACAGTCACAGCAAACACCTTCCCTAGTTGTACTTTATATTCAGTATTTCCTCAAAACTCATTCAGTTCACTctgaattattttgaaaatatatggTTTTATCCTTTTTTAATAGATTGTTTTTCATGCTCTGATAATCACAGTCATACGcaagagtctgcagccatgttgTGGCTCTGCGAGCCTGTACTCGGACACAGCAGcgctttaagctaaatgctaacaagTCAGTGATAATGTAAACATGCTGATTTTTTTGCAGGTTTAACATGTACAATCTTTGTGaactgtgttagcatgctaacattaacaACAAAGTAAATTAGCCAAAGGTGAAGCTGATAAGAATGCCATTAATTTTGCacatatttggtcataaaccaaagttttGACCTGATAATGGTGCTAGATGGAAACttaaagaatcaaaaaaaaatgattacaaTCCATCCAAAAGTTGTTGAGgcatttcataaaaaaacaaaaaggtcatcctcatggtggtgctagaggaaaagtcagcaGGTATCATCTCTTGGGATCACATTTGCAGAGGCTTTTCATGCTGGGCTAAAGCGGTCGACTGACTGACGTTGTCATTTCTAGAGCTACTCTGGCTAGAAATCGACAGTGTTGCACCTTAAACACGTGTGTATTATTGTGTTTAGTATAGACGTATAATGATGAAAGTGTCAGCAGATACTATGGTGATGAAGTTTGGAAAAATACTTTACGTGTTCATACTGACTGAATATTATTTTCCAAGTTCTAGTTAAGTCATAGGAAATAAAACGCTCAATTTGTATAGCACTATGTTCTGGATCTACGTGATGACTTAACCTTCTACAGTCATGCTGTATGATCTTCTACCCCGCCAGGTTTCATCCAGATCACATCCAAGAGTTTCTCaccaagaggaagaggaagagtgaaggCTGGAAATGTGCTGTAAGAATTGACTTCAGTTTTGGAATATTCTTCATATTTTTCCTGATGATGCAGGTTGATCATAAGTACAGGACacaggtgtttgttttacaaCATGATCACACCAATTTAGCTAGAACTATTTGTTCTATTTGAACTATGAAGTACAATGATGGATGAATTAAtttgtaatagtaataattaatatatatattacagttAATGTAAAGAGAGAATTTAACAGAGATCTATAACCTTTGACTTTATGAACCAGATTTGCCTGAAGACCTTCAACCGTAGGCCTCATCTGCAAGAGCACATGATACTGCACACCCAAGACCGGCCTTTTAAATGCTCCTTCTGTGATGAATACTTCAAGTCACGGTTTGCCAGGCTGAAGCATCAAGAAAAGTACCACTTAGGTAAGAAATGTACCATGAAAAAGAATTTTCAACTCTTAGagttttatataaacattttcttttactaatGGAAGCACTTTCtaacaattaaatattaaaagagAGAATTCAGAAAGATGTTATTGCATCTTTCCAACCTATAGGCTACTAAATGGCAAACTCACTGCTGTATGACAGCTGCTAATAAATTAACATTAGTCATCAACTATATTACTGTAGCAATCTATGCATTTGACAAAAGAGTTTATATCCTGTCTCATTCTCAGGCCCTTTTCCCTGCGAGATCTGTGGCCGACAGTTTAATGACTCAGgtaacagaaagagacacatcGAGTGTACTCATGGAGGCAAAAGGAAGTGGACCTGCTTTGTTTGTGGCAAATCCGTAAGGGAAAGGTAGGTCTCTCTGTCCCTAAACTGTCATTAAACACTTTCCTATATGGAAGAGCACCAAGATATTTTAGATGGTGGCAGTGtgtatattatgtattattaaaatCTAAACCCTTATTTTGACATGCAGAGctgcaaaaaaacatgtttgatgatgatttttccTCATAGGACGACCTTGCGGGAGCACTTGAGGATCCACAGTGGGGAAAAGCCTCACCTCTGTAGTATCTGTGGCCAAAGTTTCCGTCACGGCAGCTCCTACAGGTGATTCCAGTGAGATTTGAAGAAGATGTTTGATGTTGGGGGTTGTGAATGTTTCAAGCTCTCAATTTGTTTGGCTTGTGTCATTGATGAAGTTGCCTATAATGACCAAACTGTTCCATGGACAGGCTTCACCTCAGAGTCCACCACGATGACAAGCGCTATGAGTGTGATGAATGTGGGAAAACCTTTATACGCCATGATCACCTGAccaaacatcagaaaatacaCTCTGGTACAGTACAGCAGTGGGATCTCGTATGTCTTTCTTTGGCATCTCCTTTTGTGATAGGGTCTAATTTGTCTTCTTCACACagttt encodes:
- the zbtb41 gene encoding zinc finger and BTB domain-containing protein 41, which encodes MKKKPSTPLRPKRSRLVSASSECVTEPGTVQSSSAPPNSETVPGSDSQIRHLTMLQHSHNLLKFLNEDRTRQKFCDVSVSVGGRLYSAHKVVLAHGSSYFHAELSKNPATTHVTLDHVEDSVFQHLLGFLYTSECVVAERDLPALTEAARFLDMMDILKMLCEEGDVHPVSVIQAQAEIRESPEVETTSSDSPACDTDIQSPFEQSTPCSRHFRSENSVQNHLAESHIDVQQEISTEKERAAGQRRSARRRRIPTKYKRDDVEYFVNTPEERTVSPREQDEDGVEEAGEVVLENQTSKLDTNKTSKPAQGDDVVDEEDEEGEGRDMNEDVAAEKKIAEVYAADKSAEGERTELQAVREVEVHVPAAGGSSQSPVYPEGLAPVIIQTSNKKTLKCPKCDKTFDRAGKYESHTRVHTGEKPFQCDICLQCYSTKSNLTAHKKKHASDAPFQKKEHKCPFCNKLHASKKTLAKHVRRFHPDHIQEFLTKRKRKSEGWKCAICLKTFNRRPHLQEHMILHTQDRPFKCSFCDEYFKSRFARLKHQEKYHLGPFPCEICGRQFNDSGNRKRHIECTHGGKRKWTCFVCGKSVRERTTLREHLRIHSGEKPHLCSICGQSFRHGSSYRLHLRVHHDDKRYECDECGKTFIRHDHLTKHQKIHSGEKAHQCEECGKCFRRHDHLTVHYKSVHLGEKVRQKYKTAVHQCEVCKKEFKGKSSLEMHFRTHSGEKPHRCPECHQTFRIKKTLTKHMVIHSDARPFNCPHCSATFKRKDKLKYHVDHVHSTRFTEQPLSTLSEDKIVSIPFEETSKAYRAEPKSTLQNTPPTMNVCVPVTLVPVQMAGGAQGDLSAHGASSLSSQSHSVVSMQAQGQQQNSGYQAATDLAFLEKYTLTPQATNIVHPVRPDQMLDPREQSYLGSLLGLDSASAVQNISNSDHTH